In a genomic window of Candidatus Thiothrix sulfatifontis:
- the rfbC gene encoding dTDP-4-dehydrorhamnose 3,5-epimerase — protein MKIIPTNIPDVLILEPQVFGDARGFFLETWNSKTFADAGLNLNFVQDNHSRSGQGILRGMHYQIQNPQGKLVRVTSGKVFDVAVDLRQCSPTFGQWAGAELSADNHHMLWIPPGFAHGFYVMSESADFLYKCTDFYAPAYDRSLRWDDPTVGIEWPLINGAQPTISAKDEAGKNWQEADKFA, from the coding sequence ATGAAGATTATCCCCACCAATATCCCCGACGTACTCATTCTCGAACCGCAGGTGTTCGGCGACGCACGCGGCTTTTTTCTGGAAACGTGGAACAGCAAAACGTTTGCGGATGCGGGTTTAAACCTAAACTTCGTTCAAGACAATCACAGCCGCTCCGGTCAAGGCATTTTGCGCGGAATGCACTACCAAATCCAAAACCCGCAAGGCAAGCTCGTGCGTGTTACCAGCGGCAAAGTGTTTGATGTGGCGGTGGATTTACGTCAATGCTCACCCACTTTTGGGCAATGGGCAGGGGCAGAACTGTCCGCTGACAACCATCACATGTTGTGGATTCCGCCCGGTTTTGCGCACGGCTTTTATGTGATGAGCGAATCGGCGGATTTTTTGTACAAATGCACCGACTTTTACGCCCCCGCTTACGACCGCAGTTTGCGCTGGGATGACCCGACTGTAGGCATCGAATGGCCGTTGATCAATGGCGCACAGCCCACGATTTCTGCCAAAGATGAAGCGGGTAAAAACTGGCAAGAGGCGGACAAATTCGC